The Echinicola rosea genome has a segment encoding these proteins:
- a CDS encoding M1 family metallopeptidase — protein MRLIRSTALLAFGLCCTVGLKAQTTRWQQAVNYEMDVEMDVERNQYEGQQTLEYTNNSPDTLSRVFYHLYFNAFQPNSMMDVRSRTIADADRRVQDRISNLTPEEIGYLKVNSLKMDGKKVDYEHVGTILEVSLDEPILPNSTVEFSMDFEGQVPLQIRRSGRDNKEGVRYSMSQWYPKMANYDDQGWHANPYIGREFYGIWGDFDVKITIDKSYILGGTGYLQNPEEIGYGYEEEGQKVKRPRGKTLTWHFKAPQVHDFMWAADPKYTHDKIQMDNGITIHHLYIKNSKTEGNWEKLKEYSPKSMAFLSEHFGQYPYKQYSIIQGGDGGMEYPMSTLITGERSLPSLVGVTVHEMAHSWFQGVLATNEALYPWMDEGFTTYATNLTMANIFSEEPSDFPQRGAYAGYERLAKSGREEPMTTHSDHYHTNYAYGSAAYSKGAVFISQLGYIIGEENRDRAMLNYFNDWKFKHPKTNDIIREMERQSGLELDWYKEYWVYSTKSIDYAVKSVEAAGDGTKITLQRDGLMPMPIDLVITYEDGSQETVYLPLVIQRGNKPEEEGMPKRILTQRWPWTNITKEVTIERPFSQIQKVEIDPSKRMADIDRENNVFPAETKEE, from the coding sequence ATGAGATTAATACGTTCAACCGCTTTATTAGCTTTCGGTTTATGCTGTACCGTGGGCCTGAAAGCCCAGACTACCCGCTGGCAGCAGGCCGTAAACTATGAGATGGACGTCGAAATGGACGTCGAGCGCAACCAGTATGAAGGCCAACAGACCTTGGAATACACCAATAATTCACCTGACACCCTTTCCCGGGTTTTTTACCACCTTTATTTCAATGCCTTCCAGCCCAACTCCATGATGGATGTAAGGTCCAGGACCATTGCGGATGCGGATCGCCGTGTACAGGACCGCATCTCCAACCTTACCCCTGAAGAAATCGGCTACCTAAAGGTCAATTCCCTCAAAATGGACGGCAAAAAAGTGGACTACGAGCACGTAGGCACCATCCTTGAAGTATCCTTGGACGAGCCCATATTGCCCAACAGTACGGTCGAATTTTCCATGGATTTTGAAGGCCAGGTTCCTTTGCAAATTCGCCGTTCCGGTCGTGACAACAAAGAAGGCGTCCGTTACTCCATGTCACAGTGGTACCCAAAAATGGCCAACTATGACGATCAGGGCTGGCACGCCAACCCGTATATCGGAAGGGAGTTTTACGGCATCTGGGGAGATTTTGACGTAAAAATCACCATTGATAAGTCCTACATCCTGGGCGGTACCGGTTACCTGCAAAACCCAGAGGAAATAGGATATGGCTATGAAGAAGAAGGCCAAAAGGTAAAAAGGCCAAGGGGCAAGACCCTCACTTGGCACTTCAAGGCCCCGCAAGTCCATGACTTCATGTGGGCGGCAGACCCGAAATATACCCATGACAAAATCCAGATGGACAATGGCATTACCATCCACCACCTGTACATCAAAAACAGCAAGACGGAAGGCAACTGGGAAAAACTCAAGGAATACTCCCCGAAGTCCATGGCCTTTTTGAGCGAGCATTTTGGACAGTATCCCTATAAGCAATATTCCATCATCCAGGGCGGCGATGGCGGCATGGAATACCCCATGTCCACCCTCATTACCGGAGAGCGCTCCCTACCAAGCCTGGTCGGCGTAACCGTCCACGAAATGGCGCACAGCTGGTTCCAAGGTGTCCTGGCTACCAACGAGGCCCTTTATCCCTGGATGGATGAAGGATTTACCACCTATGCCACCAACCTCACCATGGCCAATATTTTCTCCGAAGAGCCTTCTGATTTCCCCCAAAGGGGAGCCTATGCAGGTTATGAAAGACTGGCAAAATCAGGTAGGGAAGAACCCATGACGACCCACTCGGACCATTACCATACCAACTATGCGTACGGCTCTGCGGCCTATTCCAAGGGTGCCGTTTTTATTTCCCAACTGGGCTATATCATCGGAGAGGAAAACCGCGACCGGGCAATGCTGAACTATTTCAACGATTGGAAGTTCAAGCATCCCAAGACCAATGACATTATCCGTGAAATGGAAAGACAAAGTGGGCTGGAGCTGGACTGGTACAAAGAATACTGGGTTTATAGCACCAAATCCATTGATTATGCCGTAAAGTCCGTGGAAGCAGCCGGGGACGGCACCAAGATCACCTTACAACGTGATGGACTGATGCCAATGCCCATTGACCTGGTCATTACCTACGAAGACGGCAGCCAGGAAACGGTCTATCTTCCCTTGGTCATCCAACGTGGCAACAAGCCCGAAGAGGAAGGCATGCCAAAACGCATCCTTACCCAACGTTGGCCTTGGACAAACATCACCAAAGAAGTGACCATTGAAAGGCCTTTTTCCCAAATTCAAAAAGTGGAAATAGACCCAAGTAAGAGAATGGCTGACATTGATAGGGAAAACAATGTCTTTCCGGCAGAGACAAAAGAAGAATAA
- a CDS encoding efflux RND transporter permease subunit — MAEQQQDKNVTREFGLSSLAVNNKTSVIILSLIITFMGLYAYRTMPKESFPEIVIPTVYVGTSYPGNSPVDMENLITRPIEKELKSLKDVKTIESTSIQDYSTIIIEFNPGVDISRALQDTKDAVDKSKSELPTDLDQDPNIFELDFSEMPIMFVNLSGNYSQEELKEFGEYLEDEIEALPEISSADLTGTIEREIQVNADLFKMEAMEVSFGDIADAISSENVTISGGNILSGDFRRALRITGEFEDPEELNEIIVKSEGGNIIYLKDVAEVKDTYKERESYARASKLPVVTVNVIKRGGENLLAASDKIKEILDEAETNHFPSDLKVSITNDQSKVTRSMVANLENSIISGIILVIIVLMFFMGFRNALFVGIAIPLSMFISFMILNAFGVTLNMMVLFSMILALGMLVDNGIVVVENVYRLMQEGKTPIRAAKEGVGEVAWPIITSTATTVAAFIPLAFWQDIMGEFMKYLPITLIIVLSSSLFVGLVINPVVTAMFMKIQDLDNVKPKKRSFIIAGTLLTIAAICYIAQVLTMANIALIAAIITLVNAVFMKKAIRWFQQVFLVWLEEKYEGLLAFALGGKKPYLFFFGMFGVLIFSLVLLMVRSPKVEFFPSSDPNYVNIFIEYPIGTDIEATNAFSKKVEDEVMELIEPHRDIVEAFIAQVGEGTSDPSEGPSMGVTPHKAMLTVSFVEYQYRNGKNTTKIMEELREAMAKYPGVQITVDKEQNGPPVGKPINIEVSGEDYEKLVTEVEDIREFIKGANIEGIEELKMDLQTGKPELIVNIDREKARRFGLSTSSIANELRTAIFGLEVSKYKEGEDDYPIQLRLAEKYRYDIGALVNKKIYFMDKFGNKRHIPITSVANFEYSSTYGSVKRKDLDKVITIYSNVNEGFNPTEINNRIRSRLDDYELPDGMDIKFTGEQEEQAKSMEFLMRAMMIAVAVIFLIIVAQFNSLMTPFIIMCSVILSTIGVFIGLATFNMDFVVIMTGIGIISLAGVVVNNAIVLIDYTNLVRERKRSDRGLGEDEHLTYDDLVASIVEGGKTRLRPVLLTAITTILGLIPMAIGMNIDFFSLLADFDPQFYVGGDNAVFWGPMAWTVIFGLTFATFLTLVIVPVMYLLADKINIAIRRK, encoded by the coding sequence ATGGCAGAACAACAACAAGATAAGAATGTAACCAGGGAATTTGGGCTATCTTCACTAGCGGTCAACAACAAGACCAGTGTGATCATCCTTTCGCTGATCATCACGTTTATGGGCTTGTATGCCTACCGGACGATGCCCAAGGAGAGTTTCCCTGAAATCGTGATCCCTACCGTATATGTGGGGACCAGCTATCCGGGCAATTCACCTGTGGATATGGAAAACCTCATCACACGTCCCATAGAGAAGGAGCTTAAATCCCTCAAGGACGTGAAGACCATTGAGTCCACTTCCATACAGGATTATTCTACCATTATCATTGAATTCAATCCCGGTGTGGATATTTCCAGGGCTTTGCAGGATACCAAGGATGCCGTGGACAAGTCCAAAAGCGAACTGCCCACGGATCTGGACCAGGATCCCAATATCTTCGAACTCGATTTTTCGGAGATGCCGATCATGTTCGTGAACCTTTCGGGCAATTATTCACAGGAAGAACTGAAGGAGTTTGGCGAGTACCTGGAAGATGAGATTGAAGCCTTGCCCGAAATCTCCAGTGCTGACCTTACGGGTACCATCGAGCGTGAGATCCAGGTCAATGCCGACCTGTTCAAGATGGAGGCCATGGAGGTGAGCTTTGGGGATATTGCCGATGCGATATCTTCCGAAAACGTGACGATCTCCGGCGGAAATATCCTCAGTGGGGATTTCCGAAGGGCACTGAGGATCACAGGGGAGTTTGAAGACCCTGAGGAGCTCAATGAGATCATTGTCAAAAGTGAGGGAGGAAACATCATTTACCTCAAGGATGTAGCGGAGGTAAAGGATACCTATAAGGAACGCGAAAGTTATGCCCGTGCTTCCAAGCTGCCGGTGGTAACGGTCAATGTGATCAAAAGAGGTGGTGAAAACCTCTTGGCCGCCAGTGATAAGATAAAGGAAATACTGGATGAGGCCGAGACCAACCATTTTCCTTCAGACCTTAAGGTCAGCATTACCAACGACCAGTCCAAGGTGACCCGCAGCATGGTGGCCAACCTGGAAAACAGCATCATCTCAGGGATCATTTTGGTTATTATCGTGCTGATGTTCTTTATGGGCTTTAGAAATGCGCTGTTCGTGGGAATTGCCATTCCGCTTTCCATGTTCATTTCCTTTATGATCCTCAATGCATTCGGGGTGACACTGAACATGATGGTACTGTTTTCGATGATACTTGCCCTTGGCATGCTGGTGGATAACGGCATTGTGGTAGTGGAGAATGTCTATAGGCTCATGCAGGAAGGCAAGACCCCTATCCGTGCCGCCAAGGAAGGGGTTGGAGAAGTCGCCTGGCCGATCATTACCTCTACCGCCACTACAGTGGCGGCCTTTATCCCGTTGGCCTTCTGGCAGGACATCATGGGGGAATTTATGAAATACCTTCCCATTACCCTGATCATTGTCCTTTCATCGTCCTTGTTTGTGGGGCTGGTGATCAACCCGGTGGTGACAGCGATGTTTATGAAAATCCAGGACCTGGACAATGTGAAGCCCAAGAAACGGTCTTTTATCATTGCAGGCACCTTGCTGACCATTGCCGCCATTTGCTATATCGCCCAGGTGTTGACCATGGCCAATATTGCTTTGATTGCCGCCATCATTACGCTGGTGAATGCTGTTTTCATGAAAAAAGCCATTCGATGGTTCCAACAAGTGTTTTTGGTATGGCTGGAAGAAAAGTATGAAGGATTGCTGGCATTTGCCCTTGGAGGCAAAAAACCGTACCTGTTTTTCTTCGGCATGTTCGGGGTATTGATCTTCTCCCTGGTGCTGTTGATGGTAAGGTCTCCAAAAGTGGAGTTTTTCCCGAGCAGTGACCCTAACTACGTGAATATCTTTATCGAATATCCCATAGGTACGGACATTGAGGCGACCAATGCATTCAGTAAGAAAGTGGAGGACGAGGTGATGGAGCTGATCGAGCCGCACAGGGATATCGTGGAGGCATTTATCGCCCAAGTGGGCGAAGGGACGAGTGATCCTTCAGAAGGGCCGAGTATGGGCGTGACGCCGCACAAGGCGATGCTGACGGTGAGTTTTGTCGAGTACCAATACCGTAACGGCAAGAACACGACAAAGATCATGGAGGAGCTCCGAGAAGCCATGGCGAAATACCCTGGTGTACAGATCACGGTGGACAAGGAACAAAATGGCCCACCAGTCGGCAAACCGATCAACATCGAAGTGAGCGGTGAAGATTATGAAAAACTGGTGACTGAAGTGGAGGATATCCGGGAGTTTATCAAAGGGGCCAATATCGAAGGGATCGAAGAATTGAAGATGGACCTTCAGACGGGCAAACCCGAGCTGATCGTCAATATCGACAGGGAAAAGGCCAGGCGGTTTGGGCTGTCCACCTCCTCAATTGCCAATGAACTGAGAACGGCCATCTTCGGTCTGGAAGTTTCCAAGTACAAAGAAGGTGAAGATGACTACCCGATCCAGCTGAGGCTGGCAGAGAAATACCGCTATGACATAGGCGCCCTGGTCAACAAGAAGATCTATTTTATGGATAAGTTTGGCAATAAAAGGCATATCCCCATTACTTCAGTAGCGAATTTTGAATATAGCTCCACCTACGGTTCCGTGAAGCGGAAGGACCTGGACAAGGTCATTACCATTTACTCCAATGTCAACGAAGGGTTCAACCCAACGGAGATCAATAACAGGATCAGGTCACGGCTGGATGATTATGAGCTTCCCGATGGAATGGATATCAAGTTTACCGGAGAGCAGGAAGAACAGGCCAAGTCAATGGAGTTTTTGATGCGGGCGATGATGATTGCCGTGGCAGTTATTTTCCTGATCATCGTGGCCCAGTTCAATTCCCTGATGACGCCGTTTATCATCATGTGTTCGGTGATATTGAGTACCATAGGTGTATTTATCGGTCTGGCGACCTTTAATATGGACTTCGTAGTGATCATGACCGGTATCGGGATCATTTCCCTGGCAGGGGTAGTGGTAAACAATGCCATTGTACTGATCGACTATACCAACTTGGTAAGGGAGCGAAAACGTTCCGATCGGGGACTGGGAGAGGATGAGCACCTAACCTATGATGACCTGGTGGCCAGTATCGTCGAAGGGGGAAAGACCCGTCTTCGTCCCGTATTGCTGACCGCCATCACCACCATACTGGGCTTGATCCCGATGGCCATCGGAATGAACATCGATTTCTTTAGTTTGTTAGCTGATTTTGACCCTCAATTCTACGTAGGAGGTGATAATGCGGTTTTTTGGGGACCAATGGCCTGGACTGTAATATTTGGGTTAACCTTTGCGACCTTTCTCACGTTAGTAATTGTACCTGTCATGTATTTATTGGCAGACAAAATCAATATAGCTATTAGAAGAAAATAG
- a CDS encoding efflux RND transporter periplasmic adaptor subunit encodes MKKYIYHYSNMKTFSRLSLALAAAMTFSCGPQESELEAKKAQLKAYKDQYHELKSSISELEKEIAAEDSTFAKNNRKSVLVTTVKAQNQAFEHYLEVTGSVLSKKNVNISAEVAGRIEQIEVHEGMRAAKGEVLVSIDGESIDNNISELETQLDLATTLYEKQKRLWDREIGTEVQYLEAKNRVESLEKNLATLKTQKDKTTIRAPYHGTVEEVMVKLGELVQPGMPIINFVGESDLYIEADISEAYVGVLEQGDSVRVEFPSLGRDIKTKVTAVGAIINPSNRTFKVEVFLPSLKHIKPNMISVLRIKDYENKAATTVPTNLIQRDNKGEYVYVVDKGQAKKQYITKGETYHRVSEIKDGLSGGEVLIDKGFREVAEGSKVQIVES; translated from the coding sequence ATGAAAAAATACATATACCACTATAGCAATATGAAAACCTTTTCCAGATTATCATTGGCATTAGCGGCCGCGATGACTTTTTCCTGCGGTCCGCAGGAATCTGAACTGGAGGCCAAAAAAGCCCAGTTGAAAGCATACAAGGATCAGTACCATGAACTGAAAAGCAGTATCTCGGAGCTCGAAAAGGAGATTGCCGCAGAGGATTCTACTTTTGCAAAAAACAATAGGAAGTCCGTGTTGGTGACCACGGTGAAGGCCCAAAACCAGGCCTTTGAGCATTACCTGGAAGTGACCGGATCGGTGCTTTCCAAGAAGAACGTCAACATCAGTGCCGAAGTGGCCGGAAGGATAGAACAGATCGAGGTACATGAAGGGATGCGGGCTGCCAAGGGCGAGGTATTGGTGAGCATTGATGGGGAATCCATCGATAACAATATCTCCGAGCTGGAAACACAACTGGACTTGGCCACTACCTTATATGAAAAGCAAAAGCGCCTCTGGGACCGGGAAATCGGCACCGAAGTGCAATACCTAGAAGCTAAAAACAGGGTGGAGTCACTGGAGAAAAACCTTGCTACCCTGAAAACGCAGAAGGACAAAACCACCATTCGCGCACCGTATCATGGTACGGTGGAAGAGGTAATGGTAAAACTTGGCGAGCTTGTGCAGCCGGGAATGCCGATTATCAACTTTGTCGGGGAGAGTGACCTGTACATCGAAGCGGACATATCGGAGGCATATGTTGGAGTGCTGGAGCAGGGCGATTCGGTAAGGGTGGAATTCCCGTCCCTTGGCCGAGACATCAAAACCAAGGTAACTGCGGTCGGAGCCATCATCAATCCTAGCAACAGAACCTTCAAAGTAGAGGTGTTCTTGCCTAGCCTGAAGCACATCAAGCCAAATATGATATCGGTATTGCGGATCAAGGATTATGAAAACAAAGCGGCCACTACCGTGCCTACCAACCTTATCCAGCGCGATAACAAAGGTGAATATGTCTATGTGGTGGACAAAGGACAGGCAAAGAAGCAATACATTACTAAAGGGGAAACCTATCACAGGGTCTCCGAAATCAAGGATGGACTTTCAGGAGGAGAAGTGCTGATCGACAAGGGATTCAGGGAAGTAGCTGAAGGTTCCAAAGTTCAAATCGTCGAAAGTTAA
- a CDS encoding TolC family protein has product MRLTTRFSLFGVLLVCLLAGRVSAQEVLEFTLEESVQYALENNADAKNALLETYASKASVGEQVAQGLPQINGSFDFTKNVSIPVMFLPNEGPFADPDNPSDVLPVQFGVNYQSGISVTVNQMIFDGSYFVGLKAARTYRQLSEFDKEKTENDVIENVKKAFFTVLVNRERQQLAEANLARIDTLLQETTVLYEEGFAEKIEVSRVKVQYNNIQTELDKINAATEISKQLLKVQMGLPMEYEIQMTESLRDLNQPRQIQELLGNPGYRRVEMDQLQTNWELVKLDLKNNTVQYLPSLNANFTYQRNGAGQEFNTVWDSENWFTGAFVGLTLNVPIFDGLAKAKRIQQNRIQLQQIENQMDMLDDNIEVERFQARTNLQNNLKTLDVQRENMELATEVYEISRIKYSEGVGSNLEVVEADSDLVEAEINYYSALYDALISKVDLEKALGILR; this is encoded by the coding sequence ATGCGTTTAACAACCAGATTCTCCCTTTTTGGCGTCTTGCTCGTTTGCCTGTTGGCAGGGCGGGTGTCAGCCCAGGAAGTGTTGGAGTTTACTTTAGAGGAAAGCGTCCAGTACGCTTTGGAAAACAACGCCGATGCCAAGAATGCCTTGCTGGAGACCTATGCTTCGAAAGCGTCGGTGGGAGAGCAGGTGGCTCAGGGACTGCCCCAGATCAACGGCAGTTTTGATTTTACCAAGAACGTATCCATCCCGGTGATGTTTTTGCCCAACGAAGGCCCTTTTGCCGATCCGGACAATCCGTCGGACGTGCTGCCGGTACAGTTTGGTGTCAACTACCAAAGTGGCATATCGGTAACGGTAAACCAGATGATCTTCGACGGCTCGTACTTTGTAGGCCTGAAGGCCGCCCGTACATACAGGCAGCTCAGTGAGTTTGACAAGGAAAAGACAGAAAACGATGTGATCGAAAATGTCAAAAAGGCCTTTTTTACGGTACTGGTAAACAGGGAGCGCCAGCAGCTCGCTGAAGCCAACCTGGCAAGGATCGATACCTTGCTCCAGGAAACCACGGTATTGTATGAAGAAGGCTTTGCGGAGAAAATAGAAGTGTCAAGGGTAAAGGTCCAGTATAATAATATCCAGACCGAGCTCGACAAGATCAATGCAGCTACTGAAATCAGTAAGCAGCTGCTGAAGGTGCAAATGGGGCTTCCAATGGAATATGAAATCCAGATGACCGAGAGTTTGAGGGACCTGAACCAGCCCCGGCAAATCCAGGAACTGTTGGGTAATCCGGGATACCGAAGGGTAGAGATGGACCAGTTGCAGACCAACTGGGAACTGGTAAAACTGGACCTTAAAAACAATACGGTCCAATATCTTCCCAGCCTGAATGCCAACTTTACCTACCAGCGAAACGGTGCGGGGCAGGAGTTCAATACGGTATGGGACAGTGAAAACTGGTTTACAGGGGCTTTTGTGGGCCTTACGTTAAACGTGCCGATCTTTGACGGGCTGGCCAAGGCCAAAAGGATCCAACAAAACCGCATCCAACTGCAGCAGATCGAAAATCAGATGGATATGCTGGACGACAATATCGAAGTGGAGCGTTTCCAGGCCAGGACAAACCTGCAGAACAACCTGAAAACCCTAGATGTACAGCGGGAAAACATGGAGCTGGCCACGGAAGTGTATGAAATCAGCCGGATCAAATATTCGGAAGGGGTAGGCTCTAACCTTGAAGTGGTGGAGGCAGACTCCGATCTCGTGGAAGCCGAGATCAATTATTACAGCGCATTGTACGATGCGCTGATCTCCAAAGTAGATCTAGAAAAAGCATTAGGAATATTAAGATGA
- a CDS encoding TetR/AcrR family transcriptional regulator, which yields MESREKILTIAMDQFARLGVRYVTVDDIARAAGVSKKTIYQEFKDKAQLVLEAFRNKMQEDQEFFMNLYDENKGAIWHFVEVSKYIRSRYSNINPVVFSEIQRYYPSCWKLFEEFRQNCAIKTISDVLEKGKREGYFRPEIDADILALVRMDQIASTFDSEKFPPSKFNVLEVQMAIMDHFIHGILTDKGRELFYTINNQD from the coding sequence TTGGAATCACGCGAAAAGATATTGACGATTGCCATGGATCAATTTGCCCGATTGGGGGTAAGGTATGTGACCGTGGATGATATTGCCCGGGCTGCTGGTGTATCGAAGAAGACCATCTACCAGGAGTTTAAGGACAAGGCACAGTTGGTGCTGGAAGCTTTTAGAAACAAAATGCAGGAAGATCAGGAGTTTTTTATGAACCTCTATGATGAGAACAAAGGGGCGATATGGCATTTTGTGGAAGTCTCCAAATACATCCGGTCAAGGTATTCCAATATCAACCCCGTGGTGTTCAGTGAAATCCAGCGGTATTATCCCAGTTGTTGGAAGTTGTTTGAGGAGTTTAGGCAAAATTGTGCCATCAAGACCATTTCCGACGTCTTGGAAAAGGGGAAGAGAGAGGGGTACTTCAGACCGGAAATTGATGCGGATATCCTTGCCCTGGTCAGGATGGACCAGATTGCCAGTACATTTGATTCGGAAAAATTTCCACCATCGAAATTCAATGTACTGGAAGTCCAGATGGCCATCATGGACCATTTTATCCATGGGATTTTAACCGACAAAGGAAGAGAACTATTTTATACAATCAATAATCAGGATTAA